Proteins from a genomic interval of Amycolatopsis sp. cg13:
- a CDS encoding MarR family winged helix-turn-helix transcriptional regulator — MTAPEPALADVVARLRRAMRRAARTADPDNTLSVAQLELLSCLFENPGARPSRIAQLLKLAPNSVTTMVTGLRSRDLVTRTSGGDDRRTVALELTDTGRAAVERWQGHNAAILAAALDGVHPAWRHLIAAAVPALNELVGAIDALAETGQARS; from the coding sequence GTGACCGCGCCCGAACCCGCGCTCGCCGACGTCGTCGCCCGGCTCCGGCGGGCCATGCGGCGGGCCGCGCGCACCGCGGATCCGGACAACACGTTGTCGGTGGCGCAGCTGGAATTGTTGTCGTGCCTCTTCGAGAATCCCGGCGCGCGGCCGAGCCGGATCGCGCAACTGCTGAAGCTCGCGCCGAATTCGGTGACGACGATGGTCACGGGGCTGCGCTCGCGGGACCTCGTGACGCGCACCAGCGGCGGTGACGACCGGCGGACGGTCGCGCTCGAACTCACCGACACCGGCCGCGCCGCGGTCGAGCGGTGGCAGGGGCACAACGCGGCGATCTTGGCCGCGGCGCTGGACGGGGTGCATCCGGCCTGGCGGCACCTGATCGCGGCGGCGGTGCCCGCGTTGAACGAGCTGGTGGGGGCGATCGACGCGTTGGCGGAGACTGGGCAGGCGCGCTCTTGA
- a CDS encoding M14 family zinc carboxypeptidase gives MAGKFSIRLTLSVVGVLVALGGTTTAAAAAAPDDPVSWRVPASPAEAAALAHAGFDVAETSPGVAYVIGSQAVARQLRDRGYAPEFFDTVYKGVTTRAAGDTFYGGYRTVPAQEAHLAQVVAAHPDLATEYTLGESWLKTQGRGGHDINAICLTKKQDGDCTLSTTSPKPKFVVMAQIHAREISTGELAWRWIDYLADGYGTDATAKSILDTTEVWVVPISNPDGVDIVASGGNSPKLQRKNADTSNGNCGGTNNGIDLNRNSTFRWGADSDSPCAETYQGPSAGSEPEVQALEKLFRSIYPEQRGSGDNDPAPDTARGTMITLHSYGNDIIVPWGFTSDPAPNDAALRKLGAKFSDSNGYLVGTNTETVGYSTSGTTDDFTYGALGVASFTFEVGGQSGSCGGFLPRYSCVDSTFWPKNKGALITAAQSAAAPYQQ, from the coding sequence ATGGCGGGCAAGTTCTCGATCCGGCTCACTCTCAGCGTCGTCGGGGTGCTGGTCGCACTCGGCGGCACCACGACCGCCGCGGCCGCCGCCGCGCCGGACGATCCGGTTTCGTGGCGCGTACCCGCTAGCCCTGCGGAGGCGGCTGCTTTGGCGCACGCCGGGTTCGACGTCGCCGAGACCAGTCCGGGCGTGGCCTACGTAATCGGGAGCCAGGCGGTCGCTCGGCAGTTGCGGGACCGCGGTTATGCGCCTGAATTCTTCGACACTGTCTACAAAGGAGTGACGACCCGCGCCGCGGGCGACACTTTCTACGGCGGCTATCGCACGGTCCCGGCGCAAGAAGCGCATCTCGCGCAAGTGGTGGCCGCGCACCCGGATCTGGCGACTGAGTACACCCTCGGCGAATCGTGGCTGAAGACCCAGGGCAGGGGCGGACACGACATCAACGCGATCTGCCTGACCAAGAAACAGGACGGCGACTGCACGCTGTCCACGACCTCGCCGAAGCCGAAATTCGTGGTGATGGCACAGATCCACGCCCGGGAGATCTCCACGGGCGAACTCGCCTGGCGCTGGATCGACTACCTCGCCGACGGCTACGGCACCGACGCCACCGCGAAGTCCATTTTGGACACCACTGAGGTGTGGGTGGTGCCGATCTCCAACCCGGACGGCGTCGACATCGTCGCTTCCGGCGGCAACTCGCCGAAACTGCAGCGCAAGAACGCGGATACCAGCAACGGCAATTGCGGTGGCACGAACAACGGCATCGATCTGAACCGCAACTCGACTTTCCGCTGGGGCGCGGACTCGGACTCGCCGTGCGCCGAGACTTACCAGGGCCCGAGTGCCGGGTCGGAACCCGAAGTCCAGGCGCTGGAGAAGCTGTTCCGCTCGATCTACCCCGAGCAGCGCGGCAGCGGCGACAACGACCCCGCTCCCGACACCGCTCGCGGCACGATGATCACGTTGCACAGCTACGGAAACGACATCATCGTCCCGTGGGGCTTCACTTCCGACCCAGCGCCGAACGACGCCGCGCTGCGCAAGCTCGGCGCGAAGTTCAGCGATTCGAACGGGTACCTGGTGGGGACGAACACGGAAACCGTGGGCTACTCGACGAGCGGCACGACGGACGACTTCACGTACGGCGCGCTGGGGGTGGCCAGCTTCACGTTCGAGGTCGGCGGCCAGAGCGGCAGTTGCGGCGGGTTCTTGCCGCGGTATTCGTGCGTGGACAGTACCTTCTGGCCGAAGAACAAGGGTGCGCTGATCACGGCGGCACAGTCGGCGGCGGCTCCGTATCAGCAGTGA
- a CDS encoding MFS transporter, translating to MTIGLERARPAVVRDHPKAGWFAVGAVCFGAFMGQLDASIVTLTFPALQHEYGAPLAAVQWVSLAYLLALVGLLAAVGRVADAVGRKLTYVQGFGVFTVASVACGLAPTLGWLVAFRVVQAIGAAMLQANSVALVVRSVREDRARAALGVQAAAQALGLALGPAVGGLLVDTVGWRWVFLVNAPVGLAGLIAGRYLLPRTRERTPLGRFDGAGVGLLATASTALLLVISGVSGLEMPGWLLVALAGAAVLAAIGFVLREKAASSPILQLSVLRPPVVSLGLAGALCGYLVLFGPLTLLPQVLGTAGGTGAVLTCLPAGFAVAAVLADRVLPKRLGSRGRTVLGALVAAAGCAALGPASAPWEVGVSLVVAGLGLGVFIPANNSAVMSAIPARMSATGGGLVNMARGLGTALGVALVTLCLHTGGETAALAVLAGAGVLAAATGLAARPERAR from the coding sequence GTGACGATCGGCCTGGAGCGGGCTCGGCCGGCGGTCGTGCGGGATCATCCGAAGGCTGGCTGGTTCGCCGTCGGCGCGGTGTGTTTCGGGGCGTTCATGGGGCAGCTCGACGCCAGCATCGTCACGCTCACTTTCCCGGCGCTGCAGCACGAGTACGGGGCTCCGCTGGCCGCCGTCCAGTGGGTTTCGCTGGCGTATCTGCTCGCGCTCGTGGGATTGCTGGCCGCAGTCGGGCGGGTGGCCGACGCGGTCGGGCGGAAGCTGACCTACGTGCAGGGGTTCGGCGTGTTCACCGTCGCGTCCGTCGCGTGCGGGCTCGCGCCGACGCTCGGCTGGCTGGTCGCGTTCCGCGTGGTGCAGGCGATCGGCGCGGCGATGTTGCAGGCCAACAGCGTGGCGCTGGTGGTGCGGAGCGTCCGCGAGGACCGGGCGCGCGCCGCGCTCGGGGTGCAGGCGGCGGCGCAGGCGCTGGGGCTCGCGCTCGGGCCCGCGGTCGGCGGGTTGCTGGTCGACACGGTCGGCTGGCGGTGGGTCTTCCTGGTCAACGCGCCGGTCGGGCTGGCCGGGCTGATCGCCGGGCGCTACCTCCTGCCGCGCACCCGCGAGCGCACGCCGCTGGGCCGCTTCGACGGGGCGGGGGTCGGGCTGCTGGCGACCGCGTCGACGGCGTTGCTGCTGGTGATTTCCGGGGTGTCCGGGCTGGAGATGCCGGGGTGGCTGCTCGTCGCGCTGGCCGGAGCGGCCGTCCTCGCCGCGATCGGGTTCGTGCTGCGGGAAAAGGCCGCGAGCAGCCCGATCTTGCAGCTGTCGGTGCTGCGGCCGCCGGTGGTCTCGCTGGGGCTGGCCGGGGCGCTGTGCGGGTATCTCGTGTTGTTCGGGCCGCTGACGTTGCTGCCGCAGGTGCTCGGCACGGCGGGCGGGACCGGTGCGGTGCTGACGTGTCTTCCCGCCGGGTTCGCGGTGGCGGCGGTGCTGGCCGACCGGGTGCTGCCGAAGCGGCTCGGTTCTCGCGGACGCACGGTGCTGGGCGCGCTCGTCGCGGCGGCGGGATGCGCGGCGCTGGGGCCGGCGTCCGCTCCTTGGGAGGTGGGCGTGTCGCTGGTGGTGGCCGGGCTCGGTCTGGGAGTGTTCATTCCAGCCAACAACTCGGCTGTCATGAGCGCGATCCCGGCGCGGATGTCGGCCACCGGAGGAGGACTGGTGAACATGGCGCGCGGACTGGGGACGGCGCTGGGCGTGGCGCTCGTGACACTGTGCCTGCACACCGGCGGGGAAACGGCCGCGCTGGCGGTGCTGGCCGGGGCCGGCGTCCTGGCCGCGGCGACCGGGCTCGCGGCACGCCCGGAGCGGGCCCGGTGA
- a CDS encoding LLM class flavin-dependent oxidoreductase has product MRFSVCIPNFGDFADPRAVAKVAVAAEEAGWDGLFVWDHVVLDKRPGRLFGDPWILLTAAALATSRIRLGPMVTPVARRRPQQLARVVSTLDNLTDGRVVFGAGLGAPLEAEFGDFGESADAKVVAEKLDEGLDLIAQFWTGEPVTFSGKHFTARNVTLLPPPVQRPRPPVWVAGRWPNRRPMRRAARWDGVVPIFESAGAKGLPDVSEVRDMIAYIRSERDTDAPFDVVFGGTSPTDPARARSVVEPFAEAGVTWWEESLPFGSAEEDKLEHVLRRVEAGPPVL; this is encoded by the coding sequence ATGCGTTTCTCGGTCTGCATCCCGAACTTCGGCGACTTCGCCGACCCGCGCGCGGTGGCCAAGGTCGCAGTGGCCGCGGAAGAGGCGGGCTGGGACGGCCTGTTCGTCTGGGACCACGTGGTACTGGACAAACGTCCCGGCCGCCTCTTCGGCGACCCGTGGATCCTGCTCACCGCCGCCGCGCTCGCCACCAGCCGGATCCGGCTCGGCCCCATGGTCACGCCCGTCGCGCGCCGCCGCCCGCAGCAACTCGCCCGCGTGGTGTCCACTTTGGACAATCTGACTGACGGCCGGGTCGTGTTCGGCGCCGGGCTGGGCGCGCCGCTGGAGGCGGAGTTCGGCGACTTCGGCGAATCCGCCGACGCGAAAGTGGTCGCCGAGAAGCTGGACGAGGGCCTCGACCTGATCGCCCAGTTCTGGACCGGCGAACCGGTCACGTTCTCCGGCAAGCACTTCACTGCCCGCAACGTGACGCTCCTCCCGCCGCCGGTGCAACGCCCTCGCCCGCCGGTCTGGGTGGCGGGTCGGTGGCCCAACCGCCGCCCGATGCGCCGCGCAGCTCGTTGGGACGGTGTGGTGCCGATCTTCGAATCCGCCGGTGCCAAGGGTTTGCCGGACGTCTCCGAGGTGCGGGACATGATCGCCTACATCCGGAGCGAACGGGATACTGACGCACCATTCGACGTCGTGTTCGGCGGAACGAGCCCCACCGACCCGGCTCGGGCGCGGAGTGTCGTCGAACCGTTCGCCGAGGCTGGGGTTACGTGGTGGGAGGAAAGTCTGCCGTTCGGGAGTGCGGAGGAGGACAAGCTGGAGCACGTGCTGCGGCGGGTCGAGGCGGGACCGCCCGTGCTCTAG